A region of the Candidatus Lokiarchaeota archaeon genome:
TCTTCTGGAGTTGGCCAAGAATATTCCCGCGAACACAGCCGCAAGGGCTCCCGGATGAAATCCAAAGACCGTTAAGGTTTCACCCAATCCATAAGCGAGGAAGGGCGTTGTGGCAGTTAGGATTGAGATATTCGTTTCGCCTGTTCGCAGAATTAGTTTGCCGATAACATATGCTACAATGAGGCCAATCAGGAATCCGGCAACCATGCTGGCAATGAACTGAAAGGCTACGACAAACCACGGCTGGGCCAGTTCAACTACTACGAGTGGTTCGAATACTGTGATTACGAGTATAGCGGCTGTGGCATCATTGAATACTGCTTCGCCTTCGAGGATGGAAAAGAGCTTTCGCTTGACCGGGACCCCTCCCGTTTCAAGAACCGAGAAGAGGGCAGCTGGGTCAGTAGGAGATAGAATAGCTCCGATCAGGAATGCAGCCAGTGTAAGTGTTGGGAAAACTAGAAGTGCAGTAGTTCCTGCTATCAGTGAAGTCGCCATTACTCCCACGGTAGCAAGCAGGGCAACATTGACAATAGAGAGCCTTAGTTCTTTGAGATTCATGGTGAGGCCGGCATAGAAAATAACCGTTGCCAATGTTATCTGGGCAATGAAATCCAAGCCGATGATGTCTAGAAACCCTTCAGTTGGTATGGTCTGCCGAAGGATGATTCCACCTATAATCAATGGAATCGGATATGGGAGCCTATACTCTTCGGCTACTTTTGCCAAAGAAGCTCCTACGATAATTACTGCAGCGATCAGATACAGGTCGATCGCCACTTCTATTCACCTCACATTTCATTGATAGACTCGGCACAGGCCTTCAGATAGTCCGTGATATGCTCCAGTTCTCTAACGACTTTTCGCATGATGTAGCACACGAAGCCGGCATCCCCATTCGTTACCACGGAAATCTGCCGGCTGATAATTATATTCTCTTCATCTACCGCACGTTCTATTTTGGCAATCTGTTCAGTTCCTTCTTCTATGCTGCTAGGGTTCTCCGGGTAGTCTACCAACATCCTATGAAATACATCAATCGCTTCTCCAACTTTGTCGGAAATGGCAGAGAGTGAATCCATGTAGAGTTCTTCAAATGGTTGTTCATAGACACTATCGATTAGTATCACAATACGCTGAAATGAGCACTGGATGTTTGACATACTGGATATACTAACATGTGCATCTAGCCCAACCTCATTTGCCGGCAAGTCTGCTGCAAATCCGTAGAGCCCCATCATTTTTCTTAGCATCTTGATGAGCTCTTTCTTTCGTTCTTGCCACTCTTCAACCTCTCCTCCTTCGGGAGAGATGCAAAGCTGGGTGTGCAAAACTGTTGTTATCTCTTTCAGGAGTTCCGCGTGTTTCGTGAACGCCTTGACTATGCCTTTTTTGTCAAGATTATTCTTTTCCACCTTCCACTTCCTCCAGGCGCTTTCGCTCAGGTACGGACCATTTGAGATCTATTCGCAGGCGTACAGATTGTTTTCGAAGACCTACTTCAATTCCAGTCTCAACCGGTTCACTCAAGGGCAGCTCGATAATCCCCGATTTGAAGCTGGGCATAGGAAGTTCAAGGTCTCCTCTATCGGCTACTTGTTGAGCTATACCGCTCAATAGTTCAGCCAAAGAGGATAGCGTTTTTTCCTCTTCGTATTCGTAGTCGTCAATTCTCACGATTCCCTATCTCCGTGGTCATTCGTTCTTGTGAAGGTACAATTTGCCTTTTTAAAATGACTCTTATCATACGAATCACTTTACAGCGTTTTTCACACGGCATTCTTGCGTTCTGAATATGGCCAAATCAATTTTTGCTATGAATACCATTATGCTTAATTGGAATCGCCAAGGTCCACAATCAACCAGTACCACAATCGAGGAATGACGATGGGTGAAGAAAACGAAGATATGCTTGTCACACCTTGGGAAGTGAAAGGCAAAGTTGATTATGCTCGCCTCATCGAGGAGTTTGGAACAGAACCCATCGATGATGAATTGCGGCAGCGGCTTTTTGACTTGGCCGGAGATGATCATATCCTTCTTAGAAGAAGGCTGTTCTTCTCACATCGAGACCTCGATTGGATTCTCGACGAATATGAGAAAGGCAATGAGTTTATTCTGTATACTGGTAGAGGTCCAAGTGGTCACACCCACATAGGCCATCTGGTGCCTTGGATTTTCACCAAGTGGTTACAGGAGCGGTTCGACGTTCCACTGTATTTCCAGATTACAAACGACGAGAAGTACTTCTTCGAACAAGACCTGACATTGGATGACGTCTATCAGTTCACGTACGAAAACTCGCTTGATTTGCTTGCATTAGGATTTGATCCCGAGAAAACATTCCTCATTGATGACATCAGACACATTGACCTACTATACGAAATAGGAGCTCGAGTAGCAAAACGCATAACCTTCTCTACTGCGCGTGCTGTATACGGATTCGATAATAGCATGAATATCGGAGGTATCTGGTACCCCGCTCTTCAAGCAGTTCCTGCGTTTCTCCACTCGGAAATTGTAGGAAAGAAGACACCGTGTCTGATTCCGTGTGCTATTGACCAGGATCCTCATTG
Encoded here:
- a CDS encoding tryptophan--tRNA ligase, encoding MGEENEDMLVTPWEVKGKVDYARLIEEFGTEPIDDELRQRLFDLAGDDHILLRRRLFFSHRDLDWILDEYEKGNEFILYTGRGPSGHTHIGHLVPWIFTKWLQERFDVPLYFQITNDEKYFFEQDLTLDDVYQFTYENSLDLLALGFDPEKTFLIDDIRHIDLLYEIGARVAKRITFSTARAVYGFDNSMNIGGIWYPALQAVPAFLHSEIVGKKTPCLIPCAIDQDPHWRVARDVAEKIGYYKPASIQNKFVPGLGEGGKMSASDEMSAIYTTDEPKKAKKKVMNAFTGGRASAEEQRRLGANPDICSVFKYYTFLFIEDDNELAEIERECRSGDILCGECKQRLAPMVMEFLEKHQAAREEMRDRVDEFSASRLREKLRK